The following are encoded together in the Lepidochelys kempii isolate rLepKem1 chromosome 7, rLepKem1.hap2, whole genome shotgun sequence genome:
- the HTR7 gene encoding 5-hydroxytryptamine receptor 7 isoform X2, producing the protein MVMDSNSSHVSGHLRAFALEAPRELSGSGMVAGSLNPRWLKIIQDVTASPSPAFSLAPENDTGCGEQILSYGNMEKVVIGAILSLITLLTIAGNCLVVISVCFVKKLRQPSNYLIVSLALADLSVAVAVMPFVSVTDLIGGEWIFGHVFCNVFIAMDVMCCTASIMTLCVISIDRYLGITRPLTYPVRQNGKCMAKMILCVWLLSASITIPPLFGWAQNVNDEKVCLISQDFGYTIYSTAVAFYIPMSVMLFMYYQIYKAAKRSAAKHKFAGFPRPEENEGMVSVNGVIKLHKESEECTNFSRLLKHDRKNISIFKREQKAATTLGIIVGAFTVCWLPFFILSTARPFICGTACSCIPFWVERTFLWLGYANSLINPFIYAFFNRDLRTTYRNLLQCRYRNINRKLSAAGMHEALKLAEKSEFVLLTILKLSTLVTFAIR; encoded by the exons ATGGTTATGGACAGCAACAGCAGTCACGTGTCCGGCCACCTCCGCGCCTTCGCCCTGGAGGCTCCCCGCGAGCTGAGCGGCAGTGGGATGGTGGCTGGCTCCCTGAACCCCCGCTGGCTGAAGATCATCCAGGATGTCaccgccagccccagccccgctttCAGCCTGGCGCCCGAAAATGACACCGGCTGCggggagcagatcctcagctacggCAACATGGAGAAAGTTGTGATCGGGGCCATCCTCTCCCTCATCACTCTGCTGACCATCGCGGGCAATTGCCTGGTGGTGATCTCCGTGTGCTTTGTGAAGAAACTCCGGCAGCCCTCCAACTATCTCATTGTCTCCCTGGCTTTGGCTGATCTCTCGGTAGCGGTGGCCGTCATGCCCTTTGTCAGCGTAACGGACCTCATTGGAGGAGAGTGGATCTTTGGCCACGTTTTCTGTAATGTCTTCATTGCTATGGATGTGATGTGTTGCACTGCTTCCATTATGACTTTGTGTGTGATAAGTATTGACAG GTACCTTGGAATAACAAGACCACTTACATATCCTGTGAGGCAGAATGGAAAATGTATGGCTAAAATGATCCTGTGTGTATGGCTCCTCTCTGCCTCTATCACCATACCACCACTTTTTGGTTGGGCCCAAAATGTGAACGATGAAAAAGTTTGTTTAATCAGTCAAGACTTCGGTTACACAATTTACTCCACTGCAGTTGCGTTTTATATCCCGATGTCAGTGATGCTTTTCATGTACTATCAGATTTACAAGGCTGCTAAGAGGAGTGCTGCTAAACACAAGTTTGCTGGTTTCCCACGGCCAGAAGAAAATGAAGGCATGGTTTCTGTGAATGGAGTTATAAAGCTACACAAGGAATCAGAAGAATGTACAAATTTTTCACGACTCCTTAAACATGAtagaaaaaacatttccatcttCAAGAGAGAACAAAAAGCTGCCACTACCCTGGGAATTATTGTTGGGGCCTTTACTGTGTGCTGGTTGCCATTTTTCATCCTTTCAACTGCCAGACCCTTTATCTGTGGTACAGCATGCAGCTGCATCCCGTTTTGGGTTGAAAGAACATTTCTATGGTTGGGTTATGCAAACTCTCTCATTAACCCCTTTATATATGCCTTCTTCAATCGGGACCTGAGGACAACCTATCGCAATCTACTACAGTGCAGATATAGGAATATCAACCGGAAACTATCAGCTGCAGGGATGCACGAGGCTCTGAAGCTTGCAGAAAAGTCAGAATTTGTGCT GTTAACTATTTTAAAGTTGTCTACACTGGTCACCTTTGCCATCCGCTGA
- the HTR7 gene encoding 5-hydroxytryptamine receptor 7 isoform X4, with product MVMDSNSSHVSGHLRAFALEAPRELSGSGMVAGSLNPRWLKIIQDVTASPSPAFSLAPENDTGCGEQILSYGNMEKVVIGAILSLITLLTIAGNCLVVISVCFVKKLRQPSNYLIVSLALADLSVAVAVMPFVSVTDLIGGEWIFGHVFCNVFIAMDVMCCTASIMTLCVISIDRYLGITRPLTYPVRQNGKCMAKMILCVWLLSASITIPPLFGWAQNVNDEKVCLISQDFGYTIYSTAVAFYIPMSVMLFMYYQIYKAAKRSAAKHKFAGFPRPEENEGMVSVNGVIKLHKESEECTNFSRLLKHDRKNISIFKREQKAATTLGIIVGAFTVCWLPFFILSTARPFICGTACSCIPFWVERTFLWLGYANSLINPFIYAFFNRDLRTTYRNLLQCRYRNINRKLSAAGMHEALKLAEKSEFVL from the exons ATGGTTATGGACAGCAACAGCAGTCACGTGTCCGGCCACCTCCGCGCCTTCGCCCTGGAGGCTCCCCGCGAGCTGAGCGGCAGTGGGATGGTGGCTGGCTCCCTGAACCCCCGCTGGCTGAAGATCATCCAGGATGTCaccgccagccccagccccgctttCAGCCTGGCGCCCGAAAATGACACCGGCTGCggggagcagatcctcagctacggCAACATGGAGAAAGTTGTGATCGGGGCCATCCTCTCCCTCATCACTCTGCTGACCATCGCGGGCAATTGCCTGGTGGTGATCTCCGTGTGCTTTGTGAAGAAACTCCGGCAGCCCTCCAACTATCTCATTGTCTCCCTGGCTTTGGCTGATCTCTCGGTAGCGGTGGCCGTCATGCCCTTTGTCAGCGTAACGGACCTCATTGGAGGAGAGTGGATCTTTGGCCACGTTTTCTGTAATGTCTTCATTGCTATGGATGTGATGTGTTGCACTGCTTCCATTATGACTTTGTGTGTGATAAGTATTGACAG GTACCTTGGAATAACAAGACCACTTACATATCCTGTGAGGCAGAATGGAAAATGTATGGCTAAAATGATCCTGTGTGTATGGCTCCTCTCTGCCTCTATCACCATACCACCACTTTTTGGTTGGGCCCAAAATGTGAACGATGAAAAAGTTTGTTTAATCAGTCAAGACTTCGGTTACACAATTTACTCCACTGCAGTTGCGTTTTATATCCCGATGTCAGTGATGCTTTTCATGTACTATCAGATTTACAAGGCTGCTAAGAGGAGTGCTGCTAAACACAAGTTTGCTGGTTTCCCACGGCCAGAAGAAAATGAAGGCATGGTTTCTGTGAATGGAGTTATAAAGCTACACAAGGAATCAGAAGAATGTACAAATTTTTCACGACTCCTTAAACATGAtagaaaaaacatttccatcttCAAGAGAGAACAAAAAGCTGCCACTACCCTGGGAATTATTGTTGGGGCCTTTACTGTGTGCTGGTTGCCATTTTTCATCCTTTCAACTGCCAGACCCTTTATCTGTGGTACAGCATGCAGCTGCATCCCGTTTTGGGTTGAAAGAACATTTCTATGGTTGGGTTATGCAAACTCTCTCATTAACCCCTTTATATATGCCTTCTTCAATCGGGACCTGAGGACAACCTATCGCAATCTACTACAGTGCAGATATAGGAATATCAACCGGAAACTATCAGCTGCAGGGATGCACGAGGCTCTGAAGCTTGCAGAAAAGTCAGAATTTGTGCTGTAA
- the HTR7 gene encoding 5-hydroxytryptamine receptor 7 isoform X3, producing MVMDSNSSHVSGHLRAFALEAPRELSGSGMVAGSLNPRWLKIIQDVTASPSPAFSLAPENDTGCGEQILSYGNMEKVVIGAILSLITLLTIAGNCLVVISVCFVKKLRQPSNYLIVSLALADLSVAVAVMPFVSVTDLIGGEWIFGHVFCNVFIAMDVMCCTASIMTLCVISIDRYLGITRPLTYPVRQNGKCMAKMILCVWLLSASITIPPLFGWAQNVNDEKVCLISQDFGYTIYSTAVAFYIPMSVMLFMYYQIYKAAKRSAAKHKFAGFPRPEENEGMVSVNGVIKLHKESEECTNFSRLLKHDRKNISIFKREQKAATTLGIIVGAFTVCWLPFFILSTARPFICGTACSCIPFWVERTFLWLGYANSLINPFIYAFFNRDLRTTYRNLLQCRYRNINRKLSAAGMHEALKLAEKSEFVLRNSDYSRKKSHDL from the exons ATGGTTATGGACAGCAACAGCAGTCACGTGTCCGGCCACCTCCGCGCCTTCGCCCTGGAGGCTCCCCGCGAGCTGAGCGGCAGTGGGATGGTGGCTGGCTCCCTGAACCCCCGCTGGCTGAAGATCATCCAGGATGTCaccgccagccccagccccgctttCAGCCTGGCGCCCGAAAATGACACCGGCTGCggggagcagatcctcagctacggCAACATGGAGAAAGTTGTGATCGGGGCCATCCTCTCCCTCATCACTCTGCTGACCATCGCGGGCAATTGCCTGGTGGTGATCTCCGTGTGCTTTGTGAAGAAACTCCGGCAGCCCTCCAACTATCTCATTGTCTCCCTGGCTTTGGCTGATCTCTCGGTAGCGGTGGCCGTCATGCCCTTTGTCAGCGTAACGGACCTCATTGGAGGAGAGTGGATCTTTGGCCACGTTTTCTGTAATGTCTTCATTGCTATGGATGTGATGTGTTGCACTGCTTCCATTATGACTTTGTGTGTGATAAGTATTGACAG GTACCTTGGAATAACAAGACCACTTACATATCCTGTGAGGCAGAATGGAAAATGTATGGCTAAAATGATCCTGTGTGTATGGCTCCTCTCTGCCTCTATCACCATACCACCACTTTTTGGTTGGGCCCAAAATGTGAACGATGAAAAAGTTTGTTTAATCAGTCAAGACTTCGGTTACACAATTTACTCCACTGCAGTTGCGTTTTATATCCCGATGTCAGTGATGCTTTTCATGTACTATCAGATTTACAAGGCTGCTAAGAGGAGTGCTGCTAAACACAAGTTTGCTGGTTTCCCACGGCCAGAAGAAAATGAAGGCATGGTTTCTGTGAATGGAGTTATAAAGCTACACAAGGAATCAGAAGAATGTACAAATTTTTCACGACTCCTTAAACATGAtagaaaaaacatttccatcttCAAGAGAGAACAAAAAGCTGCCACTACCCTGGGAATTATTGTTGGGGCCTTTACTGTGTGCTGGTTGCCATTTTTCATCCTTTCAACTGCCAGACCCTTTATCTGTGGTACAGCATGCAGCTGCATCCCGTTTTGGGTTGAAAGAACATTTCTATGGTTGGGTTATGCAAACTCTCTCATTAACCCCTTTATATATGCCTTCTTCAATCGGGACCTGAGGACAACCTATCGCAATCTACTACAGTGCAGATATAGGAATATCAACCGGAAACTATCAGCTGCAGGGATGCACGAGGCTCTGAAGCTTGCAGAAAAGTCAGAATTTGTGCT
- the HTR7 gene encoding 5-hydroxytryptamine receptor 7 isoform X1: protein MVMDSNSSHVSGHLRAFALEAPRELSGSGMVAGSLNPRWLKIIQDVTASPSPAFSLAPENDTGCGEQILSYGNMEKVVIGAILSLITLLTIAGNCLVVISVCFVKKLRQPSNYLIVSLALADLSVAVAVMPFVSVTDLIGGEWIFGHVFCNVFIAMDVMCCTASIMTLCVISIDRYLGITRPLTYPVRQNGKCMAKMILCVWLLSASITIPPLFGWAQNVNDEKVCLISQDFGYTIYSTAVAFYIPMSVMLFMYYQIYKAAKRSAAKHKFAGFPRPEENEGMVSVNGVIKLHKESEECTNFSRLLKHDRKNISIFKREQKAATTLGIIVGAFTVCWLPFFILSTARPFICGTACSCIPFWVERTFLWLGYANSLINPFIYAFFNRDLRTTYRNLLQCRYRNINRKLSAAGMHEALKLAEKSEFVLKNCSRDKLLSGKAQEKIISRS from the exons ATGGTTATGGACAGCAACAGCAGTCACGTGTCCGGCCACCTCCGCGCCTTCGCCCTGGAGGCTCCCCGCGAGCTGAGCGGCAGTGGGATGGTGGCTGGCTCCCTGAACCCCCGCTGGCTGAAGATCATCCAGGATGTCaccgccagccccagccccgctttCAGCCTGGCGCCCGAAAATGACACCGGCTGCggggagcagatcctcagctacggCAACATGGAGAAAGTTGTGATCGGGGCCATCCTCTCCCTCATCACTCTGCTGACCATCGCGGGCAATTGCCTGGTGGTGATCTCCGTGTGCTTTGTGAAGAAACTCCGGCAGCCCTCCAACTATCTCATTGTCTCCCTGGCTTTGGCTGATCTCTCGGTAGCGGTGGCCGTCATGCCCTTTGTCAGCGTAACGGACCTCATTGGAGGAGAGTGGATCTTTGGCCACGTTTTCTGTAATGTCTTCATTGCTATGGATGTGATGTGTTGCACTGCTTCCATTATGACTTTGTGTGTGATAAGTATTGACAG GTACCTTGGAATAACAAGACCACTTACATATCCTGTGAGGCAGAATGGAAAATGTATGGCTAAAATGATCCTGTGTGTATGGCTCCTCTCTGCCTCTATCACCATACCACCACTTTTTGGTTGGGCCCAAAATGTGAACGATGAAAAAGTTTGTTTAATCAGTCAAGACTTCGGTTACACAATTTACTCCACTGCAGTTGCGTTTTATATCCCGATGTCAGTGATGCTTTTCATGTACTATCAGATTTACAAGGCTGCTAAGAGGAGTGCTGCTAAACACAAGTTTGCTGGTTTCCCACGGCCAGAAGAAAATGAAGGCATGGTTTCTGTGAATGGAGTTATAAAGCTACACAAGGAATCAGAAGAATGTACAAATTTTTCACGACTCCTTAAACATGAtagaaaaaacatttccatcttCAAGAGAGAACAAAAAGCTGCCACTACCCTGGGAATTATTGTTGGGGCCTTTACTGTGTGCTGGTTGCCATTTTTCATCCTTTCAACTGCCAGACCCTTTATCTGTGGTACAGCATGCAGCTGCATCCCGTTTTGGGTTGAAAGAACATTTCTATGGTTGGGTTATGCAAACTCTCTCATTAACCCCTTTATATATGCCTTCTTCAATCGGGACCTGAGGACAACCTATCGCAATCTACTACAGTGCAGATATAGGAATATCAACCGGAAACTATCAGCTGCAGGGATGCACGAGGCTCTGAAGCTTGCAGAAAAGTCAGAATTTGTGCT